DNA from Oxyura jamaicensis isolate SHBP4307 breed ruddy duck chromosome 4, BPBGC_Ojam_1.0, whole genome shotgun sequence:
GGCTGCAATGAAGGTGATGATTTTGTTCCTTAACCCCCTGAGCTCCCCAGCATAAAGCCATTTTATTTGGATGTCTGCTGAATTCTTAAACTTTCATCTGGATATACTATTTGAAAAACAGTCTTTGCCATTTTGAAAATAGCATGAAATAACAAATTCCAAATTATATTAAAGATCtgccaaaaatattatttgacaCCTTATGCCATTTTTAACctatgttgttttttctccttctagaCGGCTATCCCAGACAGGTTCTAAGATTAATTTATTaccttttcttgttctgttggCATCCTCGCTGTTGCAGATTAATTTCTGTAACAGTCTCATTATTTCAGTTCTATAAATACCCTGTTTCATTTTACTATTTTCTGCAGTTACTTTGCAACCTTCTTCTCCTTCACCTGGGACTCTCACTTTCAATTTGACATGATACAGTGGGCAAAGATTGAGCTGAACCAGTAATTacagctccctgccccagaaaacagaatcatttatttttcttatggatGGAAGCTGCTCTGAAATCCCACAAGCacactcctcccctccccttcccccaatAAATTACTTGTCAGACTAATAATAGAAAATGCAGGCTTTTATAAattgaaaaacatatttagcTGGATTACAATGAATTGCAACATTTGTATTTGGGGTTGAGTAAAAAGTAGAATCTTAACCCCGACTCCAGCACACTGGGCATATCTGGTTCCACCTGCAAGAACATTAAACTCTCTCTCCATTCATCACTGACAAAACAAGTTATACCCACACCGTAGCTGCCCACAGAAGACTCTCCCACTACTTTATGTCCTTGActtatgtttattattttcaggcCTTAAGTTTTCTGACCTTTGTCTTTCAGCCTTTGCCATAAGTTCCTGGGATCCTCTGATAGTTTGGGAAAGCTTCCGAGTGTTTTTCCTATAAGAGTAATCGCatcctgaaataaaaaggagacaaaaattATTTGGATTCCTGCCATTTGACACGGCCTGTGTCACAGGTCTGCCACCAGCTGCTATATCCAGTCCCTCAAGAGCGACTAGGTAGGCTGTTCCCATCAGAACAATTTTGCTGggtttttaaaacatcttgtttaaaaatttaGTTGAACAGTGTGGCCAGTGATCTGTCCCGTACAGCAGGCAAGCAGAAAGCTATGCAGGTCACTAGAGACCACATGTCATTTCTACCTTCTGTGGATGGCTGCCaagagagatgacaaagagcTCAATAATGCCATGCAGCTCATACACCACACTGGCTACTGACCATGGGTTTCTTccccagggaggggaaggaaaaggcaacTGGCCTTTCTGGAGAagctaggagaaaaaaagaaaaaaaaaaagacagaaaaatgaggCCTTACTTGAGACTGATACTTTCAAATTTCATATATGGGGTAAAGagatgtcaagaaaaaaataagggagaaaaaaaatacagaaaatcagcattatttgggggaaaaaaaaaaagtatgtggtACAACCCACAAATTCCCACCCTACTCATAATCACAGAGGAGGAGGCCTTGAGGCTTCAAAGAGCACTTCCTACCCACCGCTCAGAAACAACTTGCTTTCAATTTCACTCCCTGACAAGAAGTGGAAGAACTGTTCCTTGGAAAAGATGATCGTCCTAAAGAGTAGTAACAGAACAGCCAGGGAATTCCGTAAGTTTCAGCTTACATTATAGACAATCTATTCCAGAGGGCTTTTATAACAATAAAGCAGGAATGTGTGACAGCAGACCGAGACAGAAGGCAGTCCTTCAAAGAGGAAATTTCACCATACCCACGAAGAATGCTACAGACTGGCCATTTCCCAAGCCTAGTAtatgcagaaacacaaaaggGCATGGCAGTGACGTGTGAGATAAACTATTCCTGAAGAACCGTCAGAAAACTTGCTGCAAAGCCATGTTTTCTCTCCTCCTAATTCCTCACAAATGTTTAATTGGGCCTGACTTTCCTCTGCCCTATTCAGCAGGGAAGAAGTGACAAGCACCTGGCACAATTTTACACCAATTTAGAGGAGGGGAATGAAGCATACACCACTAGAAAAAAAGCCCACGTGCACAAGCATGTACAAAGCAAAAGCTCAAACTGATGTCACTGCCCCTCAAAGCAATAAGGTCTTAGGAACTCAAAGTGAGTGTATGTGTTTCTCTACTTGTATCGTGACGGGAAAACTTTGGCATTAAACTGCATAACCAGTAACAACATGCTGCCTTTACAAATGGTCAGATCTTCTACCAGAAGTCACCTTTCCAGCTTGCTCACATTCAAGTGACACATCACATCGCTGCCATGCTTAAGAAACAGCCTTAGAAATTGTCTCCAAGCAGCAAGCTTGAGCCTGAGCCTCCACAACTTATTGCTGCTTCTTATTCTGCAACTCTTAAGCCAGAGGACTGGGAGAAAGACTGGTACACGTGGCTTTGTTATTTACCATTTTGTCTTGGACAGCCCATCAGAATTAAACTGGGGAGAACTAACCAAGATGTACCCAAAACAGTTTCAGGACATCATGATAAAGACCTTCAAGACCTTCAGCTTCTATAAATCAGGCAAGCTCAAATTACTTGATCAGCATGCTAGTCCCATGTCTCCATAACAACATGGAGCCAAATTCTATTTTGAATTGTTCTGCATTCAGATCAATCTGATTGCATTACCATAAATTAGGAGAAAATCTGGCTTACAAATTCTTTAGATAcagcaaatgtaaaatgtaccaaaacattttatttttttaagtaacatttGCTTACTCTGGAATAAAATTGTTCTTCCAATTTTTCCTGGAGTAAAGCTCTTTCCACTAGTGCCTTCTTTTGTCTGAGAAAGGTGATCTCAGCTAGCTCTGCCTTCTTCTTCTTACAGTCAGGGCACTGTGAAGATTGGTGCACTTGAGCTTCTGTCACCTGAAGGATGAGACTTTGATGTAATGAGCAGCGTCTGTCCCAGCAAGATGACCgctccattaaaaataatcaataaagaTACAGATAAGAGTGTTAAAGACAAAGGTTTGCTTTTGTAGGCAGCTGCagattatttcataatttttgtCACTGTATCATCTCGATGAGCCTGTCCGAATGTCTTCacactaaaaatatttgctttttccacCGTATCGCCTCCTCCGGCACCAATAACTTCGTTTCAATTAAAATCACCTATCTGTATCTCAGACCCATTGCAGTGAGCCGTGATAGACTGGTGCTTCTGTCACAGGCAAGCTTTCCCCGACGCGTGAAGCTATGTGCACACCACTCATTTCTTCTACAGTAActaatggcaaaaaaaaaaaaagtgcttgatTGCTACCAACACGTAAGCAACCGAAGCCAATATTGAAGATGGTTTTaacggggaaaaaaagttttaattagTATAACTCATTTGACTTGGGTGGATGCTCAGTATGAATTAGTTTTATCAGTGTAATTCTGTACATGCTTTGCTAGTATCCAATGCATCAGGAGCACCACCAGCCGTTAGATCTTCTTGCTTAGTAAGTAGTTGATGCTCTGGAATGCCAGTCTGGGCGTGCTAACCAGCCCTCCACGACAGCTAATACGCTAATTCCTGAAGGCTTGATTAAGTGAAACGAAGATGCTTTATTCCGTGTTCCCAACAGGCTGAGAGTACAAATACTCGATCATCACAACTCCGTAACAGCAATTGTTTATCAGCAATAATTCCACCATATATAACTGCCTGTCTGTAATGAGGTTGTCATCAAGTTCCTGGGCTGACAACCTACGTAAGGCCTTAAGTACAAACCATCGAGGTTATGATTATCTTCACAAATTTTAAGACGAAAATGAACTCTGAAGCACTTGGTTCAAATATCTATATGCATCTCTAAGACAGAATACAAAGTTCAACAAGCAGCtgactttgtaaaataaatgacacTTCTTAATTCCTAGTTTACCTGCCATGAAACTTTGACTATTTTTAATAACGTTACACAAAACCCAGTACGCTTATTTACAAAGTATCAATAATTTTTATCTGATTTAATTTACACGGATTCCATCTCGTTATATAGACCTAATAAGAGCAGTGGAATCAATCCTAGAAAGCCATGTCTCAAGCCTCTGTCGTCCTACTCCTTGATTTCTCCTCTGCATAGAAGTATTACGTGGTGgtgaacacaaaaataaacagatgtaGCAGTCAAAGTcgcttttcttaaaaaatgtattaccACACTGTGATACAAACAAAGAGGCAGTAAGAATTCTACGGAATGGTGGGTTGCTTaatgctaataaaataaaagaatgtagACTGCTGAAGTctacaaacaaattaaatagGCAGGAAGCCTGAAAGAATCATTATGCCAGGActgactttaaaatattcttccctGCTCACCTGGCACAGGCTTAACAGAGGAATATGTTAACAGTCACTTTCACTATGTTATATGGCAATAGATTAAAGCCAGCACGCGTgatagaaagtaaaataaatgactcTAATTACtattcaaagctttttttttgctttatcaGAAATACTTTCCCAGATGCAGACATTCTGTACCAATTTCAAACAACGCACAGGCATTTGCCAAGGCCCAGATTTATGGGTAAAGGCATCTGTAGGTGATGACTGCTGTAACTACATATTCAAATCCTTCTACTAGCACAAAGTAAGAATGCAAGTATCGCTGGCCAAAACAATACCAGTCTTGACACTCTTGACAGATGCCAAGTTGAAGAGAAGAGCAGTGTCTGAATGCCTGTCCTATGGGGGGGAAAACAACAACGAGCACCATGCTggtgaaaaagacaaaaagacaagCACTCAAATGACGTAGATGATACAGATGCTTCATAATAAAGGGACTGATGTAACCACGATTCTGTTGGacatgctttaatttttaacatgAGCTAATATTAAGGGGGGAAGTTTGTACTTTTTGAATTACTTTTAATGCTAGAGTTAACATGCGATGCCATCTAATAATATGCAGAATACTTCTATAAATAACAGGTGCAAATGTAAGCAGAGAACAAGACTTCTTTCTGCAGGCCCCCTTGTTTTGGGGCTTATTGTGGGCTGCAGTAACTGCCCATCCCAGCCTTGTTCAGTAACAGAAACCATTACCATTTTATCACCAACCAGTACCTGTTTAATGGTCTCCCTGATGTTCTTCAGGCGGATTCTATTCATTAACTGACCAGGAACTGTGCAGTTCAAGTCACTTGTCTCTGATTTCTTTGACGTGAATCCATGCTGCAGCTTCCTTGACCTGACCCCACTTGCCTGCTTAGGGATCAGCCCCTGATGCATCCTTCTGACCTTAACGGTGCAAAAAGACCGGAGAGCATCCAGTTCTTCATCTGGGAACTCAGCAACTTCTGTTAGCCACACATCAACAAAGCAAGTGTCAATTACTatagcaggggaaggagaagaattACTGGTCTT
Protein-coding regions in this window:
- the C4H8orf48 gene encoding uncharacterized protein C8orf48 homolog isoform X7, with the protein product MRSKSCRIPAATWKQSCCTMATTSADSSGSYEKGQVELSQSSRSSVFDYSEDTFESFSEEEAACCQRESEPPELCCSVEDVESSAVSDGLESKSFLAGQNHTDEQSEVVGSAAVERYFMRKWMEVLKNKEAVIKQGKSVIKTHSVIDTCFVDVWLTEVAEFPDEELDALRSFCTVKVRRMHQGLIPKQVTEAQVHQSSQCPDCKKKKAELAEITFLRQKKALVERALLQEKLEEQFYSRDAITLIGKTLGSFPKLSEDPRNLWQRLKDKGGTRYAQCAGVGVKILLFTQPQIQMLQFIVIQLNMFFNL
- the C4H8orf48 gene encoding uncharacterized protein C8orf48 homolog isoform X3 codes for the protein MRSKSCRIPAATWKQSCCTMATTSADSSGSYEKGQVELSQSSRSSVFDYSEDTFESFSEEEAACCQRESEPPELCCSVEDVESSAVSDGLESKSFLAGQNHTDEQSEVVGSAAVERYFMRKWMEVLKNKEAVIKQGKSVIKTHSEVAEFPDEELDALRSFCTVKVRRMHQGLIPKQASGVRSRKLQHGFTSKKSETSDLNCTVPGQLMNRIRLKNIRETIKQVTEAQVHQSSQCPDCKKKKAELAEITFLRQKKALVERALLQEKLEEQFYSRDAITLIGKTLGSFPKLSEDPRNLWQRLKDKGGTRYAQCAGVGVKILLFTQPQIQMLQFIVIQLNMFFNL
- the C4H8orf48 gene encoding uncharacterized protein C8orf48 homolog isoform X8; the protein is MRSKSCRIPAATWKQSCCTMATTSADSSGSYEKGQVELSQSSRSSVFDYSEDTFESFSEEEAACCQRESEPPELCCSVEDVESSAVSDGLESKSFLAGQNHTDEQSEVVGSAAVERYFMRKWMEVLKNKEAVIKQGKSVIKTHSEVAEFPDEELDALRSFCTVKVRRMHQGLIPKQVTEAQVHQSSQCPDCKKKKAELAEITFLRQKKALVERALLQEKLEEQFYSRDAITLIGKTLGSFPKLSEDPRNLWQRLKDKGGTRYAQCAGVGVKILLFTQPQIQMLQFIVIQLNMFFNL
- the C4H8orf48 gene encoding uncharacterized protein C8orf48 homolog isoform X1, producing MRSKSCRIPAATWKQSCCTMATTSADSSGSYEKGQVELSQSSRSSVFDYSEDTFESFSEEEAACCQRESEPPELCCSVEDVESSAVSDGLESKSFLAGQNHTDEQSEVVGSAAVERYFMRKWMEVLKNKEAVIKQGKSVIKTHSVIDTCFVDVWLTEVAEFPDEELDALRSFCTVKVRRMHQGLIPKQASGVRSRKLQHGFTSKKSETSDLNCTVPGQLMNRIRLKNIRETIKQVTEAQVHQSSQCPDCKKKKAELAEITFLRQKKALVERALLQEKLEEQFYSRDAITLIGKTLGSFPKLSEDPRNLWQRLKDKGGTRYAQCAGVGVKILLFTQPQIQMLQFIVIQLNMFFNL
- the C4H8orf48 gene encoding uncharacterized protein C8orf48 homolog isoform X4 yields the protein MATTSADSSGSYEKGQVELSQSSRSSVFDYSEDTFESFSEEEAACCQRESEPPELCCSVEDVESSAVSDGLESKSFLAGQNHTDEQSEVVGSAAVERYFMRKWMEVLKNKEAVIKQGKSVIKTHSVIDTCFVDVWLTEVAEFPDEELDALRSFCTVKVRRMHQGLIPKQASGVRSRKLQHGFTSKKSETSDLNCTVPGQLMNRIRLKNIRETIKQVTEAQVHQSSQCPDCKKKKAELAEITFLRQKKALVERALLQEKLEEQFYSRDAITLIGKTLGSFPKLSEDPRNLWQRLKDKGGTRYAQCAGVGVKILLFTQPQIQMLQFIVIQLNMFFNL
- the C4H8orf48 gene encoding uncharacterized protein C8orf48 homolog isoform X2 — its product is MPAIACCTMATTSADSSGSYEKGQVELSQSSRSSVFDYSEDTFESFSEEEAACCQRESEPPELCCSVEDVESSAVSDGLESKSFLAGQNHTDEQSEVVGSAAVERYFMRKWMEVLKNKEAVIKQGKSVIKTHSVIDTCFVDVWLTEVAEFPDEELDALRSFCTVKVRRMHQGLIPKQASGVRSRKLQHGFTSKKSETSDLNCTVPGQLMNRIRLKNIRETIKQVTEAQVHQSSQCPDCKKKKAELAEITFLRQKKALVERALLQEKLEEQFYSRDAITLIGKTLGSFPKLSEDPRNLWQRLKDKGGTRYAQCAGVGVKILLFTQPQIQMLQFIVIQLNMFFNL
- the C4H8orf48 gene encoding uncharacterized protein C8orf48 homolog isoform X5, yielding MRSKSCRIPAATWKQSCCTMATTSADSSGSYEKGQVELSQSSRSSVFDYSEDTFESFSEEEAACCQRESEPPELCCSVEDVESSAVSDGLESKSFLAGQNHTDEQSEVVGSAAVERYFMRKWMEVLKNKEAVIKQGKSVIKTHSVIDTCFVDVWLTEVAEFPDEELDALRSFCTVKVRRMHQGLIPKQASGVRSRKLQHGFTSKKSETSDLNCTVPGQLMNRIRLKNIRETIKQVTEAQVHQSSQCPDCKKKKAELAEITFLRQKKALVERALLQEKLEEQFYSRDAITLIGKTLGSFPKLSEDPRNLWQRLKDKAEGRTEFCERPKSPALLEG
- the C4H8orf48 gene encoding uncharacterized protein C8orf48 homolog isoform X6 — protein: MRSKSCRIPAATWKQSCCTMATTSADSSGSYEKGQVELSQSSRSSVFDYSEDTFESFSEEEAACCQRESEPPELCCSVEDVESSAVSDGLESKSFLAGQNHTDEQSEVVGSAAVERYFMRKWMEVLKNKEAVIKQGKSVIKTHSVIDTCFVDVWLTEVAEFPDEELDALRSFCTVKVRRMHQGLIPKQASGVRSRKLQHGFTSKKSETSDLNCTVPGQLMNRIRLKNIRETIKQVLVGDKMVMVSVTEQGWDGQLLQPTISPKTRGPAVCQECQDWYCFGQRYLHSYFVLVEGFEYVVTAVITYRCLYP